A window of Agarivorans sp. Alg241-V36 genomic DNA:
ATGCGCCAATACCGGGTGAAGTGCCATTGCATCAAGCTGACTTCTGGACGCCAACTCAGTCAGCTTTTTTACTGGAAGCCGTAGAGCAAGATGCAGATTGGGCAGAGCTTGTAGACCAACTGGATGTCATGCTGCGCTAGCAATTATTGGCATTGTGGAGAAATGGTTTTTAAAAAGGCGATTTTTGGACAGCTAAGCCAAGATCCAATCTGCCTTCTTACTGGAAGCCGTAGAGCAGGATGCTGATTGGGCAGAGCTTGTAGACCAACTGGATGTCATGCTGCGTTAGCAATTATTGGCATTGGAACAATAGTTTCTAAAAAGGCTATTTCTGGACAGCTAAGCCAAGATCCAGTCTGCTTTTTTACTGGAAGCTGTAGAACAGGATGCGGATCGGGCGGAGCGTGTCGATCAACTAGGCGTAATATTGCACTAGTGTTCAGCCGTGCTCTTTGTGTTTTTCTAGGCAGCGTAAAGCCAGCGCTAGGGTGGCGGTAAAATCACACGCAAGTGTATTACTGGCGGTGGCCTTACAAGAGCCACTCACAAAATGAACCTGTTGCTTGGGCCGTTTATTGGCAGGTGGCTCTACAAATTGCGGTTTTATTTTAACGGATTGATTCAAACTTGCCCCTTTAAGTGCTTAATTAATTATCGCTACCATAGTGCTCTATGGCGTATTTAATCATTGCTGCACTGCTATCTAATTCCAGCTTTCTACGAATCTTTAAAGTATGTGTTTCTACGGTTCGAATGCTTATCGACAGGCTATCGGCGATTTTCTTATTGCCACAACCGGTGGCTAATAAACGTAATACCTGTTGTTCGCGTTTGGTTAAACTGGCCTTGCTCGCGCTTGGTTCGTTATCAAACAATAGCTTAGACACGCCAGCGCTAATGTAGCGCCCGCCGTTGGCAATCGCCTCTAGGGCGCTAATGAGCTCACTCGAAGCAATGTCTTTGAGCAAGTAACCTTTAGCGCCATTGCGCATGGCATTTTGTACGTACTCTTTATTGTCGTGCATGCTTAGCATAACGACCTTGCTAGTGGGGCTTTGCTCAGCCAGTGCTTCTAATAGCTGAATGCCGTTTAACTTAGGCATATTGATGTCGGTTAATACAATGTCGGGGTTTAGTTGCTGCGCCATGGTAAGCGCTTGCTCTCCGTCGGCGGCGGTACCTACTACGGAAAAGCTCGGGTTAGCTTCTAAGCGCATCTTGAGGCCGTCTTGTACCAAGGGGTGATCGTCTACCAATAAAATTGAGGTCATACCGTTTGCTCTTGAATCGCATTGGGGATGGTTTTCTCTACTTCATGTAGTGGCACTTTTATGGTGATCAGCGTCCCTTCTCCTAATTTGCTATCTACATCTACTTGGCCGTCGATGTGGGCAATACGTTCAAAGATGTTTCGTAAACCTAAACCGCTGCTGGCCAGCTCAGGCCGTCGGGTAAGCTCTTTAATCGAGTGGCGTCGCACCTTTTTACCCATTACAAAACCAGTGCCATTATCCCTAATCTTCATCACCAACAATCTGGCTTGCTGGCTTAGCACTATGTCTACCGTATCTGCTTGCGCGTGTTTCTCTACATTTTGTAATGCTTCTTGAGTAATTCGATAGAAGGTTGTTTCTACAGTAGATGGTAGGTTTAGATTATCAATGTCGCACTCTAAAAACACATCTATTCCTGTACGGTGTTCAAATTCTTGGCAAAAACCTCCCAATGCGGCGGCTAAACCTAAGTCGTCCAATACGCTGGGGCGTAGGTCTTTTGAAATACGGCGTATCTCACCAATTGCCTCGTTAATGGTGTGTAACCCTTGGTTGAGACTGTCGCTCACCGAACTAGGGGTGCTGTTGCATTCTGTGGCGCTTTCTAAGCGATACTTAATGGATACTAACAGCTGATTAATACCGTCATGTAGCTCGCGAGATACCCGTTGGCGTTCTTGTTCTTGTGAATCAATAATCCGCTGGGTGAGTTCTTTGAGTTTCTTATCCGCCAGCTTATGCTCTGAAATGTTTAACGATGCCCCCAAAAAGGCAATTAAAATCCCTGAAATGGTGGTGATAATAAATAGCCAAATAAAGGTGCGATTAATGTTGTCTTGAGTTTGCGCTTCAAGCTTGGCCAGCTCTACATCTACATCATCTAAGTACACCCCAGTGCCAAACATCCATTGCCATTTATCTAGCATCACTACGTAACCCAGTTTTTTAGTGCGCTTTCCGGTGCTGGGTTTTTCCCACAAATAGTTACTAAAACCGCCGCCGGCTTTAGCTTGTGCGATTAAATCTTGAATAAGGTAAGTGCCTTCAGAGTCTTTGAAGTCCCATAAGTTCTCGCCCACTAATTCAGGCTGAATCGGGTGAACCAAGTTAACGCCTTTAAGAGTGTAGGCAAAAAAGTAGCCGTCTTCGGCAAACCGTAAACGATTGAGCAATTCTCTTACCTGTTGCTTGGCTTGCTCATCATCGGCAGATGCGGGTTCGTAAATATCTCGAATGCTGGCAAAAGCTTGGTCAATGTGGTTTTGCAGCTCTAGGGTTTTACTGCGCATGATGTTTTCTTTAATTAGCGCTAATTGCTGCTCGGTGAGAATGGACGATTGCTTAAAAACCAAGGTGGCAATTAATGCGGTAACACAAAGCAAAGGAACAATAGATAACAGGATAATTTTGAACTTGAGGGACCACATCTCGTGACGGCCTAACAAAGAGAATGTTAACTATATGTTAATCTATGCGATTTTTCAAAAATAGTGATCTAGCTCTCGCTTCTACCAAAGTCTAGCCTGTACGTGATCTTACGTAGAAAAAAACCGTGTATTGCCGGATAGGTTTTATTGTAACAACTCGCTAACATTAGAGGTGACCATTAAGCAGTTGGTTTACATTTAAAACATCTAACCAACAATGGAACTTACAACGAAAGGGAGAACAACATGCTTAAGTCCCTCTGCAGTAAAACCCTGCTGGCTTCTGCAATTATTGCGTTTAGTTCGGCTGCCGTATCTGCCGATAAAGTATACAAACTAAAACTCGCTGAAACCTGGGGCCCTAACTTCCCAGTATTTGGTGATGCAGTGAAAAACATGGTGAAAATGGCCGACGAAATGTCTAACGGTCGTTTAAAGATCCGCGTTGACTCTTCAAACAAACACAAAGCACCTTTTGGGGTATTCGACTTAGTGAAAAGTGGCCAGTATGACCTAGGCCATACCGCGTCTTATTACTACAAAGGTAAGGTGCCAAACACTCTTTACTTCACTACCATGCCTTTTGGTATGAATGCACCAGAGCAACACGCCTGGCTGCAGTATGGTGGCGGACAAGATTTAATGAATCAAGTTTACGCTGACCATAACCTAGTGCCTTTCCCTGGCGGTAACACTGGGGTGCAAATGGGCGGTTGGTTCCGTAAAGAAATTAACTCTGTTGAAGACTTACAGAATCTGAAAATGCGTATTCCGGGTTTTGCGGGAGAAGTATTGGCTAAGCTAGGTGCTACGCCAGTGAATATTCCACCGGGTGAGTTATATACCGCCTTAGAGCGTAATACCATTGACGCGTTAGAGTGGGTGGGGCCTTCTTTAGATTTACGTATGGGCTTTCACAAAATTGCACCCTACTACTACATGGGTTGGCATGAGCCAGCAACCGAGTTGATGTTTATTGCGAACAAGAAAAAACTCGAAAAAATGCCAGAAGACTTACAAGCAATCCTAGCGGTTGCAATGCGTAAAGCAGCTTACGACATGTTTATTCATTCTTACGCTGAAAGCGCTAAAAACTGGCAAACCATGTTGCAAGAATACCCGAATATTCAGGTTAAAACTTTCCCTGCCGAAGTTATCAAAGCACTTAAAAGCGCTAATGATGACTTGTTAAAAGAGAAAGCTGCAGCAGACCCAATGGCCGCTAAGATCATTGAGTCACAACAGCAATATATGAAACAAGTTCGTGCCTACACTGCAATTTCAGAACAAGGTTACTTAAACAGTACTGAAGGTTTGTAGTAGAGAATGGAGCTGCAGCTTGGCTGTGGCTCCATCAGCTAAACCAAAAAAGCAACGGTATTGCTTGGGAGGCTAGGGATGTTGCGTTTGCAACGAGCGGTAGATGGATTTTCCAAAGGTATAGCAGGCCTCACCGCGGTGTTAATGCTGCTAATGTTAGTGAACATTTTTTATGACGTAGTGATGCGTTACTTTTTTCGCTCCAGTTCTATTGGTATGCAAGAGTTAGAATGGCACTTGTTTGCTGCCATGTTTCTATTAGGAATTGCGTCTACGTTGCAGGCCGAAGGCCACGTGCGGGTAGACATTATCTACGACAAGTTGTCGGCGCGAAAACGAGCCTGGATAGACAGCTTGGGAGTGGTGTTCTTCTTATTTCCTTTTTGTGGCTTGATTGCTTGGTATGGTTATGACTTTGCCTTGGAATCTTACAACTTAGGAGAAACCAGCGGCGATCCAGGTGGGTTACCTTATCGCTGGATAATTAAATCAATGATTCCAATTTCGGCGATATGCCTTGCCATTAGTGGCCTTGGAATGCTTCTCAAAAACCTCATTCAGCTGCGAAATAACGCCTAGCTCATAACAAGAAAAGGAAGTTGTCATGATTGGGATCGTCATGTTTTTCGTGGCCTTGCTAATGCTGCTCACTGGATTTCCAGTAGCCTTTATATTTGGCGGTGTTGCACTAGTATTTGGTGTGTTTGCCGAAGGTATCGATCTGTTTGCTTTTATGCCTTACCGCATCATGAGCATTATGCAAAACTCGGTATTAATGGCCGTGCCATTGTTCATTTTCATGGGCATTGTATTGCAGAAAACCCGCCTTGCTGAACAGCTGCTCGAAGCCATGGGCCAACTATTTGGTCGAGTACGCGGTGGCTTAGCGGTATCCACTATTTTGGTGGGAGCCCTGCTTGCAGCGTCTACCGGTGTGGTGGGTGCATCGGTTGTGGCAATGGGCGTGATCTCCTTGCCGGTAATGCTTAAGTACAAATACGATAAGCGCTTAGCTACTGGGGTAATTTGTGCCTCTGGTACGCTTGGGCAAATCATTCCACCGTCTATCATCTTGATCATTCTTGGTGATGTAATGGGAGTGCCAGTAGGAGACTTATTTAAAGCGGCCTTATTACCAGGCGCTGTGCTGGTGGGGGCTTTTATTCTCTATGTACTCGGTTATTCTTTTTTTAAACCTGAGTCTGCGCCTGCTTTACCTAAAGATGAAGCTGCAGGCCATGGCGTGCAACCGTGCTGGAATGCCTTTAAAGCCATTGCTCCGCCCTTAGCGCTAATGATTGCAGTACTTGGTTCGATTTTCTACGGTATTGCAACACCGACAGAATCCTCTGCTATTGGTGGCATTGGTGCCATTCTTTTATCGATTATTTATCGTCAGTTTTCGTGGAAAATTATCTACGAAGCGGCCATAGAAACGGTGAAAGTTACCTCCATGGTATTTGCCATCTTCATTGGTGCAACTGCCTTCTCTATGGTGTTCTCTTACACCGGTGGGGAAGAGGTGATTGAAGAGGTGATGACTAGCCTACCCGGCGAGAAATGGGGCTTCTTAATCTTAACCATGATTGTGATTTTGATTTTGGGCTTCTTTATCGACTTCGTAGAAATCTCCTTTATTGTGGTGCCAATGTTGTACCCGGTAGCTGAGATCTTGGGCATCGATTTAACCTGGTTTGCGATTCTTATTGCGATGAATCTACAAACTTCGTTCCTCACACCGCCCTTTGGCTTTAGTCTGTTCTATTTGAAAGGTGTCGCCCCGCCCGAGGTGCAAACTACCGATATCTACAAAGGTGTAATGCCCTTTATTATGCTGCAGATATTGGTATTAGCGTCGATATTGGTGTTCCCAGAGTTTTATGGCTTTGGTATGTAAATGCCATAGTTATAGATAGTAAAAAGCCGCCCTCTTGGGCGGCTTTTTTTATATTTATTAGTCAGGTAGTTAAAACGATGTTCGCTTGTAGTGGCGATACTCAGGTTTCCAGAAGCTGGCTTCAATGGTTTGCATTAGTACTTCGTCGGTGGTGTTTACCGCTAAGCCTTGCTGCATGGCTGTTTTGGCTACTGCATAAGCGATGTGCTTGCTAACTAGCTGAATTTCTTCAAGCGGTGGCAGTAAAGCGCCTTCGCCATCGTTGGCCAGTGGCGAGCACTCGGCTAAGGCGCGACTGCTAGCAATGAGCATTTCATCACTCACTCTGGTGGCTTGACAGGCCAATACGCCTAAACCAATGCCGGGGAAAATATAGCTGTTGTTACACTGGGCGATAGGGAAGGTATCTTCGCCTAACTTCACTGGCGAGAATGGACTGCCAGTGGCTACCAAGGCTTCGCCATTAGTCCAACGGAGGATGTCTTCAGGCAAGGCTTCAACCCGGCTGGTGGGATTGGAAAGCGGCAATACGATAGGCTTCTTGCAGTGCTGATGCATGCCTTCGATTACTTGCTGGGTAAACACGCCTGGCGCGCCTGATACACCAATAAGTACCGTAGGCTTGGCATGCTCCACTACATCTAACAGCGACAAAGCATCGCTATTAAGCCCCCATTTTTGTTGAATATCGGCCGATTGCGCTAAGGCTTGTTGGAAGTCTAGCAGGTTGGGCATGTTATCTTGCAGTAAGCCCCAGCGGTCAACCATAAAAATTTGGCTGCGCGCTTGTGCTTCGCTTATACCCTCTTCCACCATGGCTCGAACAATCGCTTCGGCAATGCCGCAACCTGCTGAGCCGGAGCCAACAAAGGTAACACGCTGCTCAGCTAAGCTTGAGCCAGCGGCCTTACAAGCGGCCAATAAAGAGCCTACGGTTACAGCTGCTGTACCTTGGATGTCATCATTAAAACAACAGAATTGATCTTTGTAACGTTGTAATAAGGGCATGGCATTTTTCTGGGCAAAATCTTCAAATTGAATAAGCGCATCTGGCCAGCGCACTTTTACCGCTTGCATGAATAACTCAACAAACTCGCTGTATTCTTCGCCGCTAATCCGTTGATGACGCCAGCCCATATACATCGGATCGTTGAGCAGCTGTTGGTTGTCGGTGCCTACATCCAACACAATAGGCAAAGTATAAGCTGGGCTAATGCCGCCACACGCGGTGTAGAGTGACAACTTACCAATGGGAATGCCCATGCCGCCAATACCTTGGTCGCCCAAGCCGAGGATCCGCTCACCGTCAGTCACTACAATAATTTTTACATTGTGGCGAGTGGCGTTGTTTAGCAGCTCATCGATACGATGGCGATTAGGGTAAGAGATGAATAAACCTCGTGAGCGGCGGTAGATATTAGAAAACTGTTCACAGGCCGCACCTACGGTCGGTGTGTAGATAATCGGCATCATTTCACTGATGTGATCTTCTACCAAGCGGTAAAACAAGGTCTCGTTAGTATCTTGAATATTGCGCAGGTAAATGTGGCGGTCTAAATCATTAGTAAAGCTTTGATACTGTAGGTAGGCACGTTCGGTTTGTTCGTCGATGCTTTCTATAGTTTCTGGCAGCAAGCCTTCTAAGTTGAAGAAAATACGCTCCTCTTGATCAAAGGCGCTGCCTTTGTTTAATAAAGGGGTCTCAAGTAAAGCGGGGCCTGCGTAAGGAATATAGAGCGGGCGTTTTTTATCATCCATGGTAAAGCTCATCTGCTGCGGCTAAGAAGCTGTATTTTTTCACAGATTTGGGCTTAGGTCATGAACTATACCAAAGGAATGTAGATAGATTGTTGAATTATGGAGGTTTAGAAATAGGCCAGCCGGCACCGCTAAAAGATAGGAGGGGCGTAACGCCTAACAGTTGAGGTATTACCGCCCGGGCATCTAGAAGCGACAACCGACTTACCTTAACTATAATTGAGTTTGCCGCTTTTGCGAGATATATGTTGTGAAAATGTTAACTGGGTGTTGCTTGTTCGGCTAAGTGCATGAATTTTCGACACCGAGCAACAGGATTTGCTATAGCCATACTCGCCTTGTTGGTTTTAAGTGAGCAACTAGCGCGCTAGTTGCTCACTTAACTTATAACTCGGTTAGCTCTAAGTGTAAGTAGCCAACAAGTAATTCGGCAAAGCCTTGGTAAAAGCCGCCCTTGCTAACCTTGCGTAATGCATCAAGCCACTGCGGCAACCAAGCCAGCAGGTGCTGATTAATAAAATCAGCTTGCTGCTGCGCAGGAGCTTCGCGCAAGATTAAATTGCCAAGGTAATCAAGCTGAATAGCAAGATGATCCGCCGGCTCATTAAACTTAGGGTCAACTTGCAGGCCTTGGCTTACCAGTAATGCACGCATTTTTTCATGCGACTCTTGGAACATAAGCTTGTTGGCCGACAGGTAAACCGAGGCATAAGGCGGCGCGCCTACTTTGCTGTCACTTAAAAACTGTTGGCAAAAATCAGCAGCCAGTTCTAGCTCTGGATGCTGATAAACGCTGAGCTTAGCTAGGCTGTTGTTAATCATCGATACTGCAGAACTGAGTTCTGGCGTATCGGCTAAGTGTTCTAATAGCTCGGCACCTTCGCCTTCGCGATAAGCCGCCAATTGTTGTTTATCCAGCTCTTTAGTAAATACCGTAGCAAACCACCAATAGATGCTGGCGCGGATTTCATTTTCTTCGCTAATGCTAGCGCTTGCTGTCATTTACGACATCTCCTTAGGGCCGCCAAAGGAGCTAACCGCCGGGACTTTGCCAGTAAATTTCTCATACTCTACCAAACAGGTATTGGCGCTGGTGGCCTGCGCTAGCTGGGAACTGCCAATATCCATGGTAAGGGTATTAGGATCGCCATAGGTATCGAGTGCGCCAATGGTTTCATCCACCGGACCATACCAGGCACCTTCTTGCAAGCGAGCAACGCCTTTGGCGTAATCTTTAGATACCACTGCACCAGCCAGTAGTTGGCCGCGCTTATTAAATACGCGAACTAAGTCACCGTCTTTAATGCCACGCTTCTTGGCGTCTTCTGGATTAATGTATAAGGGCTCTCTGCCTTGCACAGCATAGGTAGCGCGAAATTCTTCCGAGTCACACATTTGTGAGTGCAGGCGCTTGTCGGGGTGACAAGACTGCAGCCAAATTGGAAACTCTTCAGAGCCTGGACCGCCGTGTGAGCGTTCGGCTTTTTCAAACCACATTGGATGGCCTTGGCAGTCATCGTAGCCGTAACGATCGATTTTGCGGCTAAAGATTTCAATAAACCCTGAAGGAGTGCCCAAGGCGTTGATTTCGGGATCTTCTCTAAAGTCAGCTTGGCGGGTCCAGTTTTCACCTTTACCAAAGTCTACCCAGCCCTCTTTCCAGAAGGTCATAAAGTCGGGCATTTCAAACTTGGCTTTGTTGGCTGCGGCGCACTCATCGTAAAGTTGCTTCACCCATTCCATTTCAGATTTGCCTTGGGTGTACTCTTTACTTTTGCCAAAGCGCTGAGTAAGCAGGGTGAAAATCTCAAAATCGGTTTTTGATTGATACAGTGGGTCTACTAGCTTGTGCATGGCAATAATGCCGCGGTTGCTGTAAGAACCATATAAATCAATATCGTTACGCTCCCACTGGGTACAGGCTGGTAGCACGATGTCAGAGAAGCGGCAACTGGCTGTCCAGGTAAAGTCGATCGACACTACCGTTTCTAGCTTCTGGAAGGCCTTCTTCATGCGGTTGCGATCTTGGTGGTGATGCCAAGGGTTACAGCCAGAGAACACCATCATCTTAATGTCAGGTAGGGTGATTTTGGCGCCGTTGGAATTAATCACTTTACCCGGCTCCATAATCGCATCAATCCAACGCGCTACCGGAATCGTGCTGCTGTAACCTTTAAAGTCTTGGTTCATATGAACCCGCTCGTTAGGTTTGTCAGGGTTACGCGGGAATGCACCCGGCGCGGCGGCACCGGTAGAAGGAACACCAATAGAACTGTAATGGTGGGCATAAGACACCCCACCGCCAGGTAAGCCTATTTGACCTAACATGGCAGCAACGACTGCGCCCATCCAATAGGGTTG
This region includes:
- a CDS encoding DUF2789 domain-containing protein — protein: MESAIHTLSDLFAQLGLDPSINAIAEFVAEHAPIPGEVPLHQADFWTPTQSAFLLEAVEQDADWAELVDQLDVMLR
- a CDS encoding DUF2789 family protein: MQSAFLLEAVEQDADWAELVDQLDVMLR
- a CDS encoding response regulator transcription factor gives rise to the protein MTSILLVDDHPLVQDGLKMRLEANPSFSVVGTAADGEQALTMAQQLNPDIVLTDINMPKLNGIQLLEALAEQSPTSKVVMLSMHDNKEYVQNAMRNGAKGYLLKDIASSELISALEAIANGGRYISAGVSKLLFDNEPSASKASLTKREQQVLRLLATGCGNKKIADSLSISIRTVETHTLKIRRKLELDSSAAMIKYAIEHYGSDN
- a CDS encoding cache domain-containing protein, with the translated sequence MWSLKFKIILLSIVPLLCVTALIATLVFKQSSILTEQQLALIKENIMRSKTLELQNHIDQAFASIRDIYEPASADDEQAKQQVRELLNRLRFAEDGYFFAYTLKGVNLVHPIQPELVGENLWDFKDSEGTYLIQDLIAQAKAGGGFSNYLWEKPSTGKRTKKLGYVVMLDKWQWMFGTGVYLDDVDVELAKLEAQTQDNINRTFIWLFIITTISGILIAFLGASLNISEHKLADKKLKELTQRIIDSQEQERQRVSRELHDGINQLLVSIKYRLESATECNSTPSSVSDSLNQGLHTINEAIGEIRRISKDLRPSVLDDLGLAAALGGFCQEFEHRTGIDVFLECDIDNLNLPSTVETTFYRITQEALQNVEKHAQADTVDIVLSQQARLLVMKIRDNGTGFVMGKKVRRHSIKELTRRPELASSGLGLRNIFERIAHIDGQVDVDSKLGEGTLITIKVPLHEVEKTIPNAIQEQTV
- a CDS encoding TRAP transporter substrate-binding protein, with product MLKSLCSKTLLASAIIAFSSAAVSADKVYKLKLAETWGPNFPVFGDAVKNMVKMADEMSNGRLKIRVDSSNKHKAPFGVFDLVKSGQYDLGHTASYYYKGKVPNTLYFTTMPFGMNAPEQHAWLQYGGGQDLMNQVYADHNLVPFPGGNTGVQMGGWFRKEINSVEDLQNLKMRIPGFAGEVLAKLGATPVNIPPGELYTALERNTIDALEWVGPSLDLRMGFHKIAPYYYMGWHEPATELMFIANKKKLEKMPEDLQAILAVAMRKAAYDMFIHSYAESAKNWQTMLQEYPNIQVKTFPAEVIKALKSANDDLLKEKAAADPMAAKIIESQQQYMKQVRAYTAISEQGYLNSTEGL
- a CDS encoding TRAP transporter small permease subunit — translated: MLRLQRAVDGFSKGIAGLTAVLMLLMLVNIFYDVVMRYFFRSSSIGMQELEWHLFAAMFLLGIASTLQAEGHVRVDIIYDKLSARKRAWIDSLGVVFFLFPFCGLIAWYGYDFALESYNLGETSGDPGGLPYRWIIKSMIPISAICLAISGLGMLLKNLIQLRNNA
- a CDS encoding TRAP transporter large permease subunit gives rise to the protein MIGIVMFFVALLMLLTGFPVAFIFGGVALVFGVFAEGIDLFAFMPYRIMSIMQNSVLMAVPLFIFMGIVLQKTRLAEQLLEAMGQLFGRVRGGLAVSTILVGALLAASTGVVGASVVAMGVISLPVMLKYKYDKRLATGVICASGTLGQIIPPSIILIILGDVMGVPVGDLFKAALLPGAVLVGAFILYVLGYSFFKPESAPALPKDEAAGHGVQPCWNAFKAIAPPLALMIAVLGSIFYGIATPTESSAIGGIGAILLSIIYRQFSWKIIYEAAIETVKVTSMVFAIFIGATAFSMVFSYTGGEEVIEEVMTSLPGEKWGFLILTMIVILILGFFIDFVEISFIVVPMLYPVAEILGIDLTWFAILIAMNLQTSFLTPPFGFSLFYLKGVAPPEVQTTDIYKGVMPFIMLQILVLASILVFPEFYGFGM
- a CDS encoding NAD-dependent malic enzyme, which translates into the protein MDDKKRPLYIPYAGPALLETPLLNKGSAFDQEERIFFNLEGLLPETIESIDEQTERAYLQYQSFTNDLDRHIYLRNIQDTNETLFYRLVEDHISEMMPIIYTPTVGAACEQFSNIYRRSRGLFISYPNRHRIDELLNNATRHNVKIIVVTDGERILGLGDQGIGGMGIPIGKLSLYTACGGISPAYTLPIVLDVGTDNQQLLNDPMYMGWRHQRISGEEYSEFVELFMQAVKVRWPDALIQFEDFAQKNAMPLLQRYKDQFCCFNDDIQGTAAVTVGSLLAACKAAGSSLAEQRVTFVGSGSAGCGIAEAIVRAMVEEGISEAQARSQIFMVDRWGLLQDNMPNLLDFQQALAQSADIQQKWGLNSDALSLLDVVEHAKPTVLIGVSGAPGVFTQQVIEGMHQHCKKPIVLPLSNPTSRVEALPEDILRWTNGEALVATGSPFSPVKLGEDTFPIAQCNNSYIFPGIGLGVLACQATRVSDEMLIASSRALAECSPLANDGEGALLPPLEEIQLVSKHIAYAVAKTAMQQGLAVNTTDEVLMQTIEASFWKPEYRHYKRTSF
- the torD gene encoding molecular chaperone TorD, with the translated sequence MTASASISEENEIRASIYWWFATVFTKELDKQQLAAYREGEGAELLEHLADTPELSSAVSMINNSLAKLSVYQHPELELAADFCQQFLSDSKVGAPPYASVYLSANKLMFQESHEKMRALLVSQGLQVDPKFNEPADHLAIQLDYLGNLILREAPAQQQADFINQHLLAWLPQWLDALRKVSKGGFYQGFAELLVGYLHLELTEL
- the torA gene encoding trimethylamine-N-oxide reductase TorA yields the protein MAITRRGFLKGILATSASTLIGPSLLAVSNDAAAAETAGSWKVSGSHWGAFRARVYAGKVQEIKPFEADKYPTEMLKGIKGIIYSPSRIRYPMVRYDWYLKRNKSDTSQRGDNRFIRVTWDEALDLFYQELERVQKDYGPWALHAGQTGWRQTGQVHSCGNHMQRAVAMHGFSVNKVGDYSTGAGQTIMPYVLGTTEVYAQGTSWPLILDNSKTVVLWATDLMKNLQVGWACETHESFEYLEQLKDKVANKQIRVISVDPVRTKTQKYLDCEQRYVNPQADVPFMLAIAHTLYKEELYDKEFLNTYALGFEEFIPYVTGESKDKVEKTPEWAEAICGVPAEEIREFARLLASDRTQIIFGWCIQRQQHGEQPYWMGAVVAAMLGQIGLPGGGVSYAHHYSSIGVPSTGAAAPGAFPRNPDKPNERVHMNQDFKGYSSTIPVARWIDAIMEPGKVINSNGAKITLPDIKMMVFSGCNPWHHHQDRNRMKKAFQKLETVVSIDFTWTASCRFSDIVLPACTQWERNDIDLYGSYSNRGIIAMHKLVDPLYQSKTDFEIFTLLTQRFGKSKEYTQGKSEMEWVKQLYDECAAANKAKFEMPDFMTFWKEGWVDFGKGENWTRQADFREDPEINALGTPSGFIEIFSRKIDRYGYDDCQGHPMWFEKAERSHGGPGSEEFPIWLQSCHPDKRLHSQMCDSEEFRATYAVQGREPLYINPEDAKKRGIKDGDLVRVFNKRGQLLAGAVVSKDYAKGVARLQEGAWYGPVDETIGALDTYGDPNTLTMDIGSSQLAQATSANTCLVEYEKFTGKVPAVSSFGGPKEMS